One Streptomyces sp. L2 genomic window carries:
- a CDS encoding SDR family oxidoreductase gives MTQRRIVVSGGGTGIGRAVADAFAASGDRVIIIGRRERALEGTAELLNAEHGDGLVTWVAADLSEPEQVRRAVQVVTRGGGVDVLVTNAGGNVAPARGDDLEEIADGYRRNFAANVLTSVLLTEALLPHLARPGGRIVHLSSVAALRGPGSYGGSKAAVNTYTFELAQRLGAEGITVNAVAPGFVADTEFFGDRATPEFVSARVAQSLTGKPGTPDEIAVAIRYVASPEAAYLTGQILHINGGAALGR, from the coding sequence ATGACTCAACGACGCATCGTGGTCTCGGGCGGCGGTACGGGCATCGGACGCGCCGTTGCCGACGCGTTCGCGGCAAGCGGTGACCGCGTGATCATCATCGGCCGCCGCGAAAGAGCGTTGGAGGGGACGGCGGAACTGCTCAACGCGGAGCACGGAGACGGCCTTGTCACGTGGGTTGCGGCGGACCTGTCCGAACCCGAACAGGTCCGCCGCGCGGTCCAGGTCGTCACCCGCGGCGGCGGCGTGGACGTCCTGGTGACCAACGCGGGCGGCAATGTGGCTCCGGCCCGCGGCGATGATCTGGAGGAGATCGCTGACGGCTACCGCCGCAACTTCGCTGCCAACGTGCTGACGTCCGTTCTGCTGACCGAGGCTCTCCTGCCGCACCTGGCCCGCCCCGGCGGCCGGATCGTCCATCTCTCCTCCGTCGCGGCGCTGCGCGGCCCGGGCTCGTACGGCGGATCCAAGGCTGCCGTCAACACCTACACCTTCGAACTCGCCCAGCGACTCGGCGCGGAGGGCATCACCGTCAACGCGGTGGCTCCCGGGTTCGTCGCCGACACGGAATTCTTCGGCGACCGCGCCACACCCGAGTTCGTCTCCGCCCGTGTCGCCCAGTCACTCACCGGCAAGCCGGGCACGCCCGACGAGATCGCCGTGGCGATCCGTTACGTCGCCTCACCGGAGGCGGCCTACCTGACCGGTCAGATCCTGCACATCAACGGCGGTGCGGCGCTCGGCCGTTAG